The following proteins come from a genomic window of Thermoproteus sp.:
- a CDS encoding NAD-binding protein — protein sequence MARKALVLDSGDDLAKMVVDALAENGYTIHLISSEHRGKEFIKYPVYIHTVKAETYEEVLDNIGLEDVEIAILISPNDKLNLSIGKICRSKGVPRVIATMRNQTYVEEAEEYGIVTISASQCILGRLYRVLNLKYTKITPLRGDFGLLEMFVTADFKAIGKSLAELEESYGVKAVLIRGDEIITAPDAVIQEGDNLIAMGVLETLKDLLS from the coding sequence GTGGCTAGAAAGGCGTTGGTGCTAGACAGCGGCGACGATCTGGCTAAAATGGTCGTCGACGCGCTGGCCGAAAACGGATATACGATACACCTTATATCGAGCGAGCATAGAGGTAAAGAGTTTATTAAATATCCAGTATATATACATACAGTTAAAGCTGAGACATATGAAGAAGTACTAGATAATATAGGTCTTGAAGATGTGGAAATAGCTATTTTAATTTCTCCTAACGACAAGCTGAATCTATCTATAGGCAAGATATGTAGGTCTAAAGGCGTCCCGAGGGTTATCGCGACTATGAGAAACCAGACCTACGTCGAAGAGGCCGAAGAATACGGCATAGTTACGATAAGCGCATCTCAATGTATCCTTGGCAGGCTCTATAGGGTGTTAAATTTAAAGTACACCAAAATAACCCCCCTAAGAGGCGACTTCGGGCTTTTAGAAATGTTCGTGACGGCCGACTTCAAGGCTATAGGCAAGAGCCTAGCTGAATTAGAGGAGTCCTACGGGGTCAAGGCCGTATTAATTAGAGGAGATGAAATAATCACCGCGCCCGACGCGGTGATACAGGAGGGGGACAACTTAATCGCGATGGGAGTCTTAGAGACCCTAAAAGACCTTCTGTCATGA